A region from the Candidatus Methylomirabilis tolerans genome encodes:
- the queF gene encoding preQ(1) synthase, with protein PGRDYEIQMTCPEFTCLCPKTGQPDFATLTLTYVPDRLCIELKSFKLYLWSFRNEGHFHEAVTNRIMDDLIKACQPRSMKLIADFYVRGGIHTIITLAHQASERT; from the coding sequence CCCGGGCGCGACTACGAGATCCAGATGACGTGCCCCGAGTTTACCTGCCTCTGTCCAAAGACCGGTCAGCCGGACTTCGCGACCCTCACGCTCACCTATGTGCCGGACCGGTTGTGCATCGAACTGAAGTCGTTCAAGCTCTACCTCTGGTCCTTCCGGAATGAAGGTCACTTCCACGAGGCCGTTACCAACCGGATCATGGATGATCTCATCAAGGCCTGCCAGCCACGCTCCATGAAGCTGATCGCCGACTTCTACGTCCGCGGGGGTATCCATACGATCATTACCCTCGCACATCAGGCCAGCGAGCGTACATGA